From one Musa acuminata AAA Group cultivar baxijiao chromosome BXJ2-6, Cavendish_Baxijiao_AAA, whole genome shotgun sequence genomic stretch:
- the LOC135581121 gene encoding uncharacterized protein LOC135581121: MDVLESAPPPVKESVSSFHCNQCDKELVRKIARLLLPGLATACVDNTTGLFTGPASVAVIVRKEMVDYLTQRSQMYIAEAAVQGGDGINSVEELSDHPIDIISVLVEEFASSKRNLFSRVSGWLLSESREEKIDDFVQEMETNVFWSMERREAIAEILLRNVDLNSTFHCSMKFDTAQQLADHRSQCGFRILNCTNAGCKAKFSAIHAEEHDLVCHFKVIPCEQMCSESIMRGEMDRHCITVCSMKLVNCPFYQVGCESAFPQCNLGKHCTEFLQSHLMNVLQVVHKQGASVEELNQRVQLLEKSQSLSELSEALDVRSLVLIIKEQEAKMKKLERDLCKVRDHQELIKNVK; encoded by the exons ATGGATGTGCTAGAATCAGCTCCTCCACCGGTAAAAGAGAGTGTGTCATCCTTTCATTGCAATCAGTGCGATAAGGAGTTGGTGCGAAAGATAGCACGACTACTGCTGCCTGGATTGGCCACAGCTTGTGTGGACAATACCACTGGTCTGTTCACGGGTCCAGCTTCTGTTGCTGTCATTGTGAGGAAGGAGATGGTAGACTATCTCACACAACGAAGTCAGATGTACATTGCAGAAGCTGCAGTCCAAGGAGGTGATGGCATCAATTCGGTGGAAGAATTATCTGATCACCCGATTGACATCATATCCGTTCTTGTTGAAGAGTTTGCAAGTTCGAAACGGAATTTGTTCAGCCGTGTTTCGGGGTGGTTGTTGAGTGAAAGCCGAGAAGAGAAGATTGATGATTTTGTGCAGGAAATGGAGACAAATGTGTTCTGGTCAATGGAGAGGAGAGAAGCCATCGCAGAAATTCTGCTCAGGAATGTAGACTTGAACTCTACATTCCACTGCTCGATGAAGTTCGATACTGCCCAACAACTTGCTGACCACAGAAGCCAATGTGGTTTCAGGATATTAAATTGCACGAATGCTGGATGTAAGGCTAAATTTTCTGCTATTCATGCAGAAGAACATGACTTAGTGTGTCATTTTAAGGTCATCCCGTGTGAGCAGATGTGCTCAGAGAGCATCATGAGGGGTGAGATGGATAGACACTGCATAACTGTCTGCTCGATGAAGCTTGTCAACTGCCCTTTCTACCAAGTTGGCTGTGAATCTGCCTTTCCACAATGCAATCTTGGGAAGCACTGCACAGAATTTCTCCAGTCACATTTGATGAATGTCCTCCAAGTGGTTCACAAGCAAGGGGCCTCGGTGGAAGAACTAAATCAGCGTGTGCAACTATTGGAAAAG TCCCAGTCCCTAAGTGAATTATCTGAAGCTTTGGATGTGAGATCGCTTGTGCTCATCATTAAGGAGCAAGAAGCAAAGATGAAGAAACTCGAACGCGATCTCTGTAAGGTCAGGGATCATCAAGAGCTTATCAAGAATGTAAAATGA
- the LOC135615567 gene encoding uncharacterized protein LOC135615567: MSSLVQSPTLEILAREPEVFSIWKGPPFSNGQPLVKLEKVPCTAARFSENGSRLMVTKSNTVISVQDCCSSTEIRSFDIPSLLAATLSPCGTYLQTFHKATTPQDKNVVLWEVQTGAAVYQHFQKNMSKTTWPSIIFTSDESVACRMATNEIQFFDSKDFSKGIIHRLRLPGIAAIELSKAPGHYIAAFVPESKGIPASVQIFSCSKDAQTQPIARRSFFRCSTVALHWNKISSGVLVVAQSDVDKSNQSYYGESKLNYLTTDGSHEGLVPLRKEGPVHDVQWSYSGLEFAVVYGFMPARATIFDRKCNPLLELGQGSYNTIRFNPKGRLICLAGFGNLPGDMAFWDYTEKKLLGTTKAEWSVTSEWSPDGQYFMTATTAPRLQIDNGIKIFRYDGSLYFKKMFSKLYQADWKPEAPERFDDINELVKSVETLKIDNNEKKVQVPKSSSETRSNIQASSVQKPAAYRPPHAKNAASVKAELFGGTAPSEEMSKNALRNKKRREKQKEKKAAEASAAASSS, encoded by the exons ATGTCTTCTCTTGTTCAATCACCAACATTGGAGATACTAG CACGAGAACCAGAAGTGTTCTCCATCTGGAAAGGACCTCCATTCAGCAATGGCCAGCCGCTTGTCAAACTTGAGAAAGTTCCTTGTACCGCTGCAAGGTTCAGTGAAAATGGATCTAGGCTTATGGTGACCAAAAGCAATACTGTCATCAGTGTTCAAGATTGTTGCAGCTCCACTGAGATCAGATCCTTTGACATACCCTCCCTTCTTGCTGCCACTTTGTCTCCATGTGGGACCTATCTCCAAACATTCCATAAAGCCACTACACCACAGGATAAAAATGTTGTGCTGTGGGAAGTACAGACTGGTGCAGCTGTTTATCAGCATTTCCAGAAAAATATGTCTAAGACCACATG GCCATCGATTATATTCACCTCCGATGAATCTGTTGCCTGTCGAATGGCAACAAATGAGATACAGTTTTTTGACTCGAAGGATTTCTCTAAAGGAATTATTCATAGATTAAGACTACCTGGTATTGCTGCAATTGAGCTGTCAAAGGCTCCTGGGCATTACATTGCAGCATTTGTACCGGAATCAAAG GGTATTCCTGCCAGTGTTCAGATCTTTTCTTGTAGTAAGGATGCGCAAACTCAGCCAATTGCGAGGCGGAGTTTCTTTCGTTGTTCCACAGTGGCATTGCATTGGAACAAGATTTCATCTGGAGTTCTAGTAGTTGCTCAATCTGATGTTGATAAAAGCAACCAGAGTTACTACGGTGAATCAAAATTGAACTATTTAACAACTGATGGAAGTCACGAGGGACTTGTTCCTCTTC GAAAAGAGGGACCCGTGCATGATGTTCAGTGGTCTTATTCAGGCTTAGAGTTTGCTGTTGTTTATGGAT TCATGCCTGCAAGAGCAACAATATTTGACAGGAAATGCAATCCACTACTCGAGCTTGGTCAAGGTTCTTACAACACAATTAGATTCAACCCAAAAGGAAGAC TTATATGTTTGGCTGGCTTTGGCAATTTGCCTGGTGACATG GCATTTTGGGACTATACAGAAAAGAAGTTGCTTGGAACAACAAAAGCAGAATGGTCAGTGACCAGTGAATGGTCTCCTGATGGACAGTATTTCATGACTGCCACAACAGCACCAAGACTACAGATAGACAATGG GATAAAAATCTTCCGATATGATGGGTCCCTTTATTTTAAAAAGATGTTCAGTAAGTTGTATCAG GCCGACTGGAAGCCAGAGGCACCTGAACGGTTTGATGATATAAATGAGCTTGTCAAGTCTGTCGAAACTTTGAAGATTGATAATAATGAAAAGAAAG TTCAagttccaaaatcatcatcagagACAAGAagcaacattcaagctagcagtGTGCAAAAACCAGCTGCATACCGCCCACCCCATGCTAAAAATGCTGCTTCAGTGAAGGCAGAG CTTTTCGGAGGAACGGCCCCTTCAGA GGAGATGAGCAAAAATGCATTGCGAAACAAAAAGCGCCGTGAGAAGCAGAAAGAGAAAAAGGCCGCAGAAGCATCAGCTGCTGCCAGTAGCAGCTGA
- the LOC135615566 gene encoding protein TIC 20-II, chloroplastic-like translates to MATLALLRFPPPTRFDRFRASPPPAIHLRLRSMPAVAIPSLPARRSVTVSMARTAVPASDRLISALAYFLPFLDSLHYGRFLFARVPAAAAAVAPIIPLAAAYRSVPYAAFVAFFALYLGVVRNPSLSHFVRFNAMQAVVLDVLLALPALLQRVFGTPSRGVGFRVMEMGYHAIFAFSVTCFLYALLSCVLGRTPHLPLVATAADRQL, encoded by the coding sequence ATGGCGACGCTGGCTCTCCTCCGCTTCCCTCCTCCTACCCGATTCGATCGCTTCCGGGCCTCTCCACCGCCCGCCATCCACCTCCGCCTCCGGTCCATGCCAGCGGTCGCGATCCCCTCCCTCCCTGCCCGACGGTCGGTCACTGTCTCCATGGCCCGCACTGCGGTCCCGGCCTCCGACCGCCTCATCTCCGCCCTCGCCTACTTCCTCCCTTTCCTTGACTCCCTCCACTACGGTCGATTCCTCTTCGCCCGCGTCCCCGCCGCGGCCGCTGCCGTCGCCCCCATCATTCCCCTCGCCGCCGCCTACCGCTCAGTCCCTTACGCTGCCTTCGTCGCCTTCTTTGCTCTCTACCTCGGCGTCGTCCGCAACCCTAGCCTCAGCCATTTCGTCCGCTTCAACGCCATGCAAGCCGTCGTCCTCGACGTGCTCCTCGCCCTCCCGGCTCTCCTGCAGCGGGTGTTCGGCACCCCGTCGAGGGGGGTAGGGTTCCGGGTCATGGAGATGGGCTACCACGCCATCTTTGCCTTCTCGGTGACTTGCTTCTTGTACGCCCTCCTCAGCTGCGTCCTCGGGAGGACGCCGCACCTGCCGCTTGTGGCGACTGCAGCGGATCGGCAGCTGTGA